One part of the Streptomyces sp. NBC_00286 genome encodes these proteins:
- a CDS encoding universal stress protein codes for MLAPVIAGVDGSAESLAAAAWAAREAERRDRALRLVHVRNWSPRSAEGEYAGAVQRSQARRVLRQAEEHVREACPGVRVHDEQMEGPATQALLRAAERADVLVLGSRGLSGLAGFLVGSVALGVVARATRPVVLVRAGEEAADEHLPAEDGSASTRTGYRDVVLGIDLDEACDEVIEFAFEAARLRAARLRVVHAWQAPSPLGLGPGEIGLMNDPQRAEEWQGFLSAVLQVWRDKYPEIVVAETVAEGRARSVLVRAATGASLLVVGHRIAEGPLGPHTGPVTHAAIHHVGCPVAVVPHE; via the coding sequence ATGCTTGCGCCCGTGATCGCCGGAGTGGATGGATCCGCCGAAAGCCTCGCCGCCGCCGCGTGGGCGGCCCGGGAGGCCGAGCGCCGTGACCGAGCGCTGCGGCTGGTGCACGTCAGGAACTGGAGCCCGCGGTCCGCGGAGGGGGAGTACGCGGGCGCGGTTCAGCGCTCTCAGGCGCGGCGGGTGCTGCGCCAGGCGGAGGAGCACGTCCGCGAGGCGTGCCCGGGCGTGCGTGTGCACGACGAGCAGATGGAGGGGCCGGCGACGCAGGCGCTGCTGCGTGCGGCGGAGCGGGCCGACGTGCTGGTGCTGGGCTCGCGCGGGCTGAGCGGACTCGCCGGTTTCCTGGTGGGGTCGGTGGCGCTCGGGGTGGTGGCGCGGGCCACGCGGCCGGTCGTGCTCGTGCGGGCCGGGGAGGAGGCGGCGGACGAACACCTGCCGGCGGAGGACGGGAGTGCTTCCACACGGACCGGGTACCGGGACGTGGTGCTGGGCATCGACCTCGATGAGGCGTGTGACGAGGTGATCGAGTTCGCCTTCGAGGCGGCCCGGCTGCGTGCGGCGCGGTTGCGGGTGGTGCACGCCTGGCAGGCGCCGTCGCCGCTCGGCCTCGGCCCGGGGGAGATCGGGCTGATGAATGATCCGCAGCGTGCCGAGGAGTGGCAGGGCTTTCTGTCCGCCGTGCTGCAGGTGTGGCGGGACAAGTATCCCGAGATCGTGGTCGCGGAGACCGTCGCGGAGGGCAGGGCCCGGTCCGTGCTCGTCCGGGCCGCCACGGGAGCGAGTCTTCTCGTGGTGGGACACCGGATCGCCGAGGGGCCGCTGGGCCCGCACACCGGCCCCGTCACCCACGCCGCCATCCATCACGTCGGCTGCCCCGTGGCCGTCGTGCCCCACGAGTGA
- a CDS encoding glycoside hydrolase family 65 protein, whose translation MTGWSWEYEGYEPADERLRESLCTLGNGYFATRGALPECAADEVHYPGTYVAGCYNRLTSEVAGRQVENEDMVNVPNWLPLRFRLPGGPWLTPDTAAVLDHRQILHLSAGLLERLTRYDLGEGRELRVRQQRLVHMADPHLAALRTEFTAEGFSGTLEVEAALDGGVTNSGVPRYRDLDGRHLIHVHTGTAAPDTAWLRCRTGTSDIRIGMASRVTAEAPVTIRHEPPYALQQLTLDLTSGRTATVDKTVALHTSRDPAISDPLHTAVDRVEHAPGFDALVESHLTAWDQLWRRCELDVPGEAGRILRLHLFHVLQTLSPHTADLDVGVPARGLHGEAYRGHVFWDELFVLPYLNLHLPEVSRALLGYRHRRLEQARTNARRAGRRGAMYPWQSGSDGREETQQLHLNPRSGRWLPDHSRLQHHVGSAIAYNVWQYCEATGDMEFLHTKGAEMLLQISRFWADAAVYDETLGRHRIRGVVGPDEYHEAYPGARVPGLDDNAYTNVTAAWVLARTLELLETLPEPRRRELVERTGLEGGELELWEDVSRTLHVPFHDDVISQFEGYGELAELDWDAYRGRYGDIRRLDRILEAEGDSVNRYQASKQADVLMLGYLFAPAELQGLFRRLGVHLDEDTWHRTVDYYLHRTSHGSTLSGLVHGWVLARARRAEAWKFCQEALQGDIADIQGGTTGEGIHLGAMAGTLDFVQRGLTGLETRGGALWLDPVPLPELSHYGFALRYQGNWGVRLRLEPELLQIEVPSSDASPIEIRLPDRTVCLQPGETGRLVLPE comes from the coding sequence GTGACGGGCTGGAGCTGGGAGTACGAGGGCTACGAGCCCGCCGACGAACGCCTGCGGGAGTCGCTGTGCACCCTGGGCAACGGCTACTTCGCCACCCGTGGCGCGCTGCCGGAGTGCGCCGCCGACGAGGTGCACTACCCGGGCACCTATGTGGCCGGCTGCTACAACCGGCTCACCTCCGAGGTCGCGGGCCGCCAGGTGGAGAACGAGGACATGGTCAACGTCCCGAACTGGCTGCCCCTGCGCTTCCGCCTCCCCGGCGGGCCCTGGCTCACCCCCGACACCGCGGCTGTGCTCGACCACCGCCAGATCCTGCACCTGTCGGCCGGGCTGCTGGAGCGCCTGACACGGTACGACCTCGGTGAGGGACGCGAATTGAGGGTGCGTCAGCAGCGGCTGGTGCACATGGCCGACCCGCATCTGGCCGCGCTGCGCACCGAGTTCACGGCCGAGGGCTTCTCCGGGACGCTCGAGGTGGAGGCAGCCCTCGACGGCGGTGTCACCAACTCCGGCGTGCCGCGCTACCGGGACCTGGACGGCCGCCACCTGATCCACGTGCACACCGGCACCGCCGCCCCGGACACCGCGTGGCTGCGCTGCCGCACCGGTACCTCGGACATCCGTATCGGCATGGCGTCCCGCGTCACCGCCGAGGCACCCGTCACCATCCGCCACGAACCCCCGTACGCCCTCCAGCAGTTGACCCTCGATCTGACGTCGGGCCGCACCGCGACCGTGGACAAGACCGTCGCCCTGCACACCTCCCGCGACCCCGCGATCAGCGACCCGCTCCACACCGCCGTCGACCGGGTGGAACACGCCCCCGGCTTCGACGCGCTGGTGGAGTCGCACCTGACCGCCTGGGACCAGCTGTGGCGCCGCTGCGAGCTCGACGTTCCCGGGGAGGCGGGCCGCATCCTGCGGCTGCACCTCTTCCACGTCCTGCAGACCCTCTCGCCGCACACCGCCGACCTCGACGTCGGCGTGCCCGCGCGCGGACTGCACGGCGAGGCCTACCGCGGGCACGTCTTCTGGGACGAACTGTTCGTCCTGCCCTACCTCAACCTGCACCTGCCCGAGGTCTCCCGCGCCCTGCTCGGCTACCGCCACCGCCGCCTCGAACAGGCCCGGACCAACGCCCGGAGGGCGGGCCGCAGGGGAGCGATGTATCCCTGGCAGAGCGGCAGCGACGGACGCGAGGAGACCCAGCAGCTCCACCTCAACCCGCGCTCCGGGCGCTGGCTGCCCGACCACTCCCGGCTCCAGCACCACGTCGGCTCGGCGATCGCCTACAACGTGTGGCAGTACTGCGAGGCCACCGGCGACATGGAGTTTCTGCACACCAAGGGCGCCGAGATGCTGCTGCAGATCTCCCGCTTCTGGGCGGACGCCGCCGTCTACGACGAGACCCTGGGCCGGCACCGCATCAGGGGTGTCGTCGGCCCCGACGAGTACCACGAGGCCTACCCCGGCGCGCGCGTGCCGGGCCTCGACGACAACGCCTACACCAACGTCACCGCCGCCTGGGTGCTCGCCCGCACCCTCGAGCTGCTGGAGACCCTGCCCGAGCCCCGGCGCCGCGAACTCGTCGAGCGCACGGGTCTGGAAGGGGGCGAACTCGAACTGTGGGAGGACGTCTCCCGCACCCTCCACGTGCCCTTCCACGACGACGTCATCAGCCAGTTCGAGGGCTACGGCGAGCTGGCCGAGCTCGACTGGGACGCATACCGCGGGCGGTACGGCGACATCCGGCGCCTGGATCGGATCCTGGAGGCGGAGGGCGACAGCGTCAACCGCTACCAGGCCTCCAAACAGGCCGACGTCCTGATGCTCGGCTACCTCTTCGCACCGGCCGAACTGCAGGGCCTGTTCCGCCGGTTGGGCGTACATCTCGATGAGGACACCTGGCACCGTACCGTCGACTACTACCTGCACCGCACCAGCCACGGCTCCACCCTCAGCGGCCTCGTCCACGGCTGGGTACTGGCCCGGGCCCGGCGGGCCGAGGCCTGGAAGTTCTGCCAGGAAGCCCTCCAGGGCGACATCGCCGACATCCAGGGCGGCACCACCGGCGAAGGCATCCACCTGGGCGCCATGGCCGGCACCCTGGACTTCGTCCAGCGCGGACTGACCGGCCTGGAAACCCGGGGCGGCGCCCTGTGGCTCGACCCGGTCCCGCTGCCCGAACTGTCCCACTACGGCTTCGCCCTGCGCTACCAGGGCAACTGGGGCGTACGGCTGCGCCTGGAGCCGGAACTGCTGCAGATCGAGGTGCCGTCCTCCGACGCCTCACCGATCGAGATACGGCTGCCGGACCGCACGGTGTGCCTGCAGCCAGGGGAGACGGGGCGACTGGTGCTCCCGGAGTGA
- a CDS encoding HAD family hydrolase: MQSPHTPAASRDALAPVLRDVRAVVFDTDGVITDSARVHAAAWKAAFDAYLRAHPPKDPERRRPFDVQDDYLRHVDGKSRLDGAAAFLAARGIDTSPETVRAVAADKERRFVRRLREHGVDAYPGTIRLVCALRRAGVPRAAASASRHAGELLVRAGVRDLFDVLVDGGEAARLGLAGKPQPDLFLEAVRRLGVPAGRAAVIEDALAGVEAGRRGGFALVIGVDRTAGDDSGARLLRHGADIVVHDLEELCGGGAPK; the protein is encoded by the coding sequence ATGCAGTCCCCTCACACCCCTGCGGCGTCCCGCGATGCACTGGCACCGGTGCTGCGGGACGTGCGGGCCGTCGTCTTCGACACCGATGGAGTGATCACCGACTCGGCCCGCGTGCACGCGGCGGCATGGAAGGCGGCGTTCGACGCCTACCTGCGAGCGCACCCGCCCAAGGACCCCGAACGGCGCCGCCCCTTCGACGTGCAGGACGACTATCTGCGCCACGTCGACGGCAAGTCCCGCCTCGACGGCGCTGCCGCGTTCCTGGCCGCACGCGGCATCGACACCTCGCCCGAGACGGTGCGTGCTGTAGCGGCGGACAAGGAGCGCCGGTTCGTGCGGCGGCTGCGCGAGCACGGTGTCGACGCCTATCCGGGGACCATACGGCTGGTGTGTGCCCTGCGCCGGGCGGGGGTACCCCGTGCGGCGGCCTCCGCGTCCCGGCACGCCGGTGAGCTGCTGGTCCGGGCCGGGGTACGTGATCTGTTCGACGTCCTCGTGGACGGTGGCGAGGCGGCCCGCCTTGGCCTGGCGGGCAAGCCGCAGCCGGACCTGTTCCTGGAGGCGGTGCGCCGGCTCGGCGTCCCGGCCGGCCGCGCGGCCGTCATCGAGGACGCGCTGGCGGGTGTGGAGGCGGGCCGGCGCGGCGGGTTCGCCCTGGTGATCGGCGTGGACCGCACCGCCGGTGACGACTCCGGGGCGCGGCTGCTGCGGCACGGCGCCGACATCGTCGTACACGATCTGGAAGAACTGTGCGGGGGAGGAGCGCCGAAGTGA
- a CDS encoding universal stress protein, whose protein sequence is MELPLIVGVDGSDSSLVAVDWAVDEAARHGLPLRLVYASLWERYEGVAPSGSAEHPSEEVLADNIVGSAAERARRRNPEVKVSAEVVPEEAASALLLEGHNASALVTGSRGRGELTGLLLGSVSLAVAARAHCPVIVVRGDKAGLAGIHERILLGAGESTTGGEAVRFAFREAEARGCTLDAVRAWRCPAHETAEHPLLTGDPAHFHEEQASAALDAVLQDPMADHPGVRVRRHTVEGPARKVLLSRSAAADLLIVGARRRHGHFGLQLGRVGHALLHHAQCPVAIVPQRV, encoded by the coding sequence ATGGAGCTGCCCCTGATCGTGGGTGTCGACGGATCGGATTCGAGCCTCGTCGCGGTCGACTGGGCGGTCGACGAGGCGGCCCGGCACGGACTGCCGTTGCGACTGGTGTATGCCTCCCTGTGGGAGCGCTATGAAGGGGTCGCCCCGTCAGGGAGTGCTGAACACCCGTCCGAGGAGGTGCTGGCGGACAACATCGTCGGTTCCGCGGCGGAGCGTGCCCGGCGGCGCAATCCCGAGGTGAAGGTCTCCGCCGAGGTGGTGCCCGAGGAAGCGGCGTCCGCCCTTCTGCTCGAGGGCCACAATGCCTCCGCCCTGGTGACGGGATCTCGTGGCCGCGGTGAGCTGACGGGCCTGCTGCTGGGTTCGGTCTCGCTGGCCGTGGCGGCCCGTGCCCACTGCCCGGTGATCGTCGTCCGCGGCGACAAGGCCGGCCTGGCCGGCATCCATGAGCGGATCCTGCTCGGCGCGGGCGAGTCCACCACCGGCGGCGAGGCGGTGCGCTTCGCCTTCCGCGAGGCCGAAGCGCGCGGGTGCACCCTCGATGCCGTACGCGCCTGGCGCTGCCCCGCGCACGAGACCGCCGAACATCCCCTGCTCACCGGGGATCCGGCGCACTTTCACGAGGAGCAGGCGTCCGCCGCGCTCGATGCCGTGCTCCAGGACCCGATGGCGGACCACCCAGGCGTACGGGTCCGCCGGCACACCGTGGAAGGACCAGCTCGCAAGGTGCTGCTGAGCCGGTCGGCCGCCGCCGACCTCCTGATCGTCGGAGCCCGGCGTCGGCACGGCCACTTCGGCCTCCAGCTCGGCCGCGTAGGGCACGCGTTGCTTCACCACGCACAGTGCCCGGTGGCGATCGTGCCGCAGAGGGTGTGA
- a CDS encoding universal stress protein, producing MTQLADGNSIVVGVDGSEASKAALRWAREQARALRAEVVAVHAWEPTTSGLAPYAPASARPTAAQQREQAAELLASTVREVFGPRIGGSVRAVLVEGPPARALLRHAPGALLLALGRRAHGQYELPAIGAVGRECLRHATVPVVAVPAAQRPAPPLRTVETSPLARSGAA from the coding sequence ATGACCCAACTCGCCGACGGCAACAGCATCGTGGTGGGCGTCGACGGATCGGAGGCGTCCAAAGCCGCACTGCGCTGGGCCAGGGAGCAGGCCCGCGCCCTGCGGGCGGAGGTCGTGGCCGTACACGCCTGGGAACCGACCACATCCGGACTCGCGCCGTACGCTCCGGCATCGGCCCGTCCCACGGCCGCGCAGCAGCGCGAACAGGCTGCCGAGCTGCTCGCCTCGACGGTGCGAGAGGTCTTCGGCCCACGGATCGGCGGCTCCGTGCGCGCTGTTCTCGTGGAGGGGCCGCCCGCGCGGGCACTGCTCCGTCACGCGCCCGGCGCACTGCTGCTCGCCCTGGGGCGCAGGGCTCATGGACAGTACGAGCTGCCCGCGATCGGGGCGGTGGGCCGTGAGTGTCTGCGGCACGCGACGGTCCCCGTGGTCGCGGTGCCCGCCGCGCAGCGGCCCGCGCCGCCGCTCAGGACCGTGGAAACGTCGCCTCTCGCCAGGAGCGGTGCCGCGTAG
- a CDS encoding zinc ribbon domain-containing protein YjdM, which produces MIENLPPCPKCSCEYTYEMNALVVCPECGHEWVPAEGGTEGGDTAEGWGRVVKDSVGNELRDGDSVVVVKALKVKGSPSGIKVGTKVRNIRLVDGVDGHDIDCKIDGFGAMQLKSSVVKKA; this is translated from the coding sequence ATGATCGAGAATCTTCCCCCCTGTCCGAAGTGCTCGTGTGAGTACACCTACGAGATGAACGCCCTGGTGGTGTGCCCGGAGTGCGGCCACGAATGGGTGCCCGCCGAGGGCGGTACGGAGGGTGGAGACACCGCCGAAGGCTGGGGGAGGGTCGTCAAGGACTCCGTCGGCAATGAGCTGCGGGACGGCGACTCCGTGGTCGTCGTCAAGGCGCTCAAGGTCAAGGGGAGCCCGTCGGGCATCAAGGTCGGCACCAAGGTGCGCAACATCCGGCTGGTCGACGGGGTCGACGGCCACGACATCGACTGCAAGATCGACGGTTTCGGAGCGATGCAGCTCAAGTCCAGCGTGGTCAAGAAAGCCTGA
- a CDS encoding ATP-binding protein, which produces MSTRLEALPHRHVLTLPAMPSAVRTARETAERALAEWGISLRHPTVGPALLILSELVTNSVRHAAALSPQVTVIYAAGADCLAFAVHDRHPHRPSLNASVTDTGTGAGGLATVMELTLGLGGTAVVRADVDGKGKSIWITLPL; this is translated from the coding sequence ATGAGTACCCGGCTCGAAGCCCTGCCTCACCGGCATGTGCTCACGCTGCCCGCGATGCCGTCCGCGGTCCGCACGGCCCGGGAGACCGCCGAGCGGGCTCTGGCCGAGTGGGGCATAAGCCTGCGCCACCCGACGGTCGGCCCGGCTCTGCTGATACTCAGCGAACTGGTCACCAACAGCGTCCGGCACGCCGCGGCGCTCTCCCCGCAGGTGACCGTCATCTACGCGGCGGGCGCGGACTGTCTGGCCTTCGCCGTGCACGACCGCCACCCCCACCGGCCCTCGCTGAACGCGTCGGTCACCGACACCGGCACGGGGGCGGGCGGTCTGGCCACCGTCATGGAGCTCACCCTCGGCCTGGGCGGCACCGCGGTCGTCCGCGCCGACGTCGACGGCAAGGGCAAGAGCATCTGGATCACCCTTCCACTCTGA
- a CDS encoding anti-sigma factor antagonist — MTIEWRYTVEQDLGVLSVSGYLGPDAVRRFAGAVGWVVGRGTGPVIVDLTGLRGWSAEGQLAITDAARRLAAADRSLELAAIPADGSLVPDGDCSPIPVHADLVGALASHSTRHGEAPEGRHEWRTTGWPRTGDDAGE; from the coding sequence ATGACCATCGAGTGGCGCTACACCGTCGAACAGGACCTCGGCGTCCTGTCCGTCTCCGGATACCTGGGCCCGGACGCCGTTCGCCGCTTCGCCGGCGCCGTCGGCTGGGTCGTGGGACGCGGGACCGGCCCGGTCATCGTCGACCTGACCGGACTGCGCGGCTGGTCGGCCGAGGGACAGTTGGCGATCACCGACGCCGCACGCCGCCTCGCCGCAGCCGACCGCAGCCTGGAACTGGCCGCGATCCCCGCCGACGGCTCCCTCGTCCCCGACGGAGACTGCTCGCCCATCCCCGTGCATGCCGACCTGGTCGGCGCGCTCGCCTCACACAGCACACGGCACGGCGAGGCGCCGGAGGGACGCCACGAGTGGAGGACGACAGGGTGGCCGAGGACTGGAGACGACGCCGGCGAGTGA
- a CDS encoding ArsR/SmtB family transcription factor — MSTPLYQLKAEFFKTIGHPARIRVLELLSEREHAVAEMLPEVGIEPAHLSQQLAVLRRANLVVTRKEGSTVYYSLTSPHIAELLRVARTILSGVLAGQAELLADLQAAQTQAKPPS; from the coding sequence ATGAGCACGCCGCTGTACCAACTGAAGGCCGAGTTCTTCAAGACGATCGGACACCCGGCGCGCATACGGGTCCTTGAGCTCCTCAGCGAGCGCGAGCACGCGGTGGCGGAGATGCTGCCCGAGGTGGGGATCGAGCCGGCCCACCTGTCGCAGCAGCTCGCGGTGCTGCGACGGGCGAACCTGGTGGTGACCCGCAAGGAGGGCTCGACCGTGTACTACTCGCTGACCAGCCCGCACATCGCCGAGCTGCTCAGGGTCGCCCGCACCATTCTGTCCGGCGTGCTCGCCGGCCAGGCCGAACTGCTCGCCGATCTTCAGGCCGCCCAGACGCAGGCGAAACCGCCGTCGTAA
- a CDS encoding NADH-quinone oxidoreductase subunit B family protein, translating into MGLLRKIRDTGRVAEPSPPRPAGEQPPAARGFGGSVQVRCVDAGSCNGCEIEIAAAFNPVYDAERYGARLVASPRHADVALVTGPVTRNMAEPLRRTVAAMPEPRLVVAVGDCAINCGEFAGGYGVEGAVSDVVPVDLAVPGCPPEPDAIIAALRRVTGR; encoded by the coding sequence ATGGGCCTGTTGCGCAAGATCCGGGACACCGGGCGGGTGGCCGAGCCGTCCCCACCCAGGCCGGCGGGTGAACAGCCGCCCGCAGCCAGGGGGTTCGGCGGCTCGGTGCAGGTGCGCTGTGTGGACGCGGGGTCCTGCAACGGCTGCGAGATCGAGATCGCGGCGGCCTTCAACCCGGTGTACGACGCCGAGCGGTACGGGGCCCGGCTGGTGGCCTCGCCCCGGCACGCGGACGTGGCGCTGGTGACCGGGCCGGTGACCCGGAACATGGCCGAGCCGCTGCGCCGTACGGTCGCTGCGATGCCGGAGCCGCGGCTGGTGGTCGCGGTCGGTGACTGCGCGATCAACTGCGGGGAATTCGCGGGCGGTTACGGCGTCGAGGGCGCCGTCTCCGACGTCGTACCGGTGGATCTGGCCGTGCCCGGGTGCCCGCCGGAGCCGGACGCGATCATCGCGGCGCTGCGGAGGGTGACCGGACGGTGA
- a CDS encoding proton-conducting transporter transmembrane domain-containing protein: protein MSLIPAALATATVLGVAGAPAGLVLPQRVRGWVVGVLTAGVGVAGGTAGVAALGGSGWSAEVPGLLPLAGTYLAVDALSGLFMAVAGVVVVAAAVYGIGYVTGHGSHGSHGLGSRSAQAVLPLFALSLLLVPAAASVSTFLLLWELMALSSLLLVLAEHQARPAVREAGVWYAVMTHLGLVLLLAGLSVYAAQAGGETFAALRAGTAGISPTVRGLVFVLTAVAFTSKAGLVPLHAWLPRAHPEAPSVVSALMSAAMVNLGIYGLVRVGFDLLGGGPAWWWLLVMAMGGLSAVYGILQAAMASDLKRLLAYSTSENMGLVVLGVGAAGLFAHAGNEALAGLALAAALLHVVNHAAFKALLFGAAGSVLRATGERNLDLLGGLRARMPFTAGLFAVGALGAVALPPGNGFISEWLLLQSMIHGLEVPGVTTALVLPLAVAVIALSAGLAAAVFVKALGVGFFARPRGEQATAAEESPLLMLVGMGLLAALCAALALMPGLLGDGLDRAVEAAGHTGTRPVAGGGLRVRLEAVSATLSPLWVLAALMVALGAVMATVGWATRRRLGVPPARAKPRAWGRRTQARLWDCGGGAPTPRMAYTATSFAEPLQRVFDDVLAPEQDVDVTPVRESTYLVERVEFRNRVPDRIEHRLYRPVLDLLAAAGQSARRLAGGSVHTYLGYGFVGLVTLLVVLVVGW, encoded by the coding sequence GTGAGCCTGATTCCGGCCGCCCTCGCGACGGCCACCGTGTTGGGCGTGGCGGGCGCGCCGGCCGGACTGGTCCTGCCGCAGCGCGTGCGCGGCTGGGTGGTGGGTGTGTTGACGGCGGGCGTGGGGGTGGCCGGTGGTACAGCGGGTGTGGCTGCACTGGGAGGAAGCGGCTGGTCGGCCGAGGTACCCGGGCTGCTGCCGCTGGCCGGTACGTATCTGGCAGTGGACGCGCTGTCGGGCCTGTTCATGGCGGTGGCCGGGGTCGTGGTGGTGGCGGCGGCGGTCTACGGCATCGGCTATGTGACCGGGCACGGATCGCATGGGTCGCACGGCCTCGGCTCGCGGAGCGCCCAAGCGGTGCTGCCGCTGTTCGCGCTGAGCCTGCTGCTGGTGCCGGCGGCGGCCTCGGTGTCGACGTTCCTGCTGCTGTGGGAGCTGATGGCACTCAGCTCGCTGCTGCTTGTCCTGGCCGAGCACCAGGCCCGGCCCGCCGTGCGGGAGGCGGGCGTCTGGTACGCGGTGATGACCCACCTGGGGCTCGTCCTGCTGCTCGCGGGCCTGTCCGTGTACGCCGCTCAGGCCGGGGGCGAGACCTTCGCGGCCCTGCGTGCCGGTACGGCGGGGATCTCGCCGACCGTGCGCGGGCTCGTCTTCGTACTGACGGCGGTGGCTTTCACCTCGAAGGCGGGTCTCGTGCCGCTGCACGCCTGGCTGCCGAGGGCGCATCCCGAAGCCCCGAGTGTGGTGTCGGCGTTGATGAGTGCGGCCATGGTCAACCTCGGGATCTACGGGCTGGTGCGGGTCGGGTTCGATCTGCTGGGCGGAGGGCCGGCCTGGTGGTGGCTGCTGGTGATGGCCATGGGCGGGCTGTCGGCGGTGTACGGGATCCTGCAGGCGGCGATGGCCTCGGACCTCAAGCGTCTGCTGGCCTATTCGACGTCCGAGAACATGGGGCTCGTCGTACTCGGCGTGGGGGCGGCCGGGCTTTTCGCCCACGCCGGCAACGAGGCGCTGGCCGGGCTGGCCCTGGCGGCCGCGCTGCTGCACGTGGTCAACCACGCGGCGTTCAAGGCCTTGCTATTCGGGGCCGCGGGTTCGGTGCTGCGCGCGACCGGGGAGCGGAACCTGGACCTGCTCGGCGGGCTGCGGGCCCGGATGCCCTTCACGGCCGGGCTGTTCGCGGTCGGCGCGCTGGGCGCGGTGGCGCTGCCGCCGGGCAACGGGTTCATCAGCGAGTGGCTGCTCCTGCAGTCAATGATCCATGGCCTGGAAGTGCCCGGGGTGACCACGGCGCTCGTGCTGCCGCTGGCGGTGGCTGTGATCGCCCTGTCGGCGGGTCTTGCGGCGGCGGTGTTCGTCAAGGCACTCGGCGTCGGCTTCTTCGCCCGGCCGCGCGGCGAACAGGCCACGGCGGCCGAGGAATCGCCGCTGCTCATGCTGGTCGGCATGGGTCTGCTCGCCGCCTTGTGCGCAGCACTGGCCCTGATGCCGGGGCTGCTGGGCGACGGCCTGGACCGCGCGGTGGAGGCAGCCGGGCACACCGGGACGCGGCCGGTCGCAGGCGGCGGGCTGCGGGTGCGCCTGGAGGCGGTGTCCGCCACGCTGTCCCCGCTGTGGGTCCTCGCGGCGCTGATGGTCGCACTGGGCGCGGTCATGGCGACGGTGGGCTGGGCGACACGGCGCCGGCTGGGGGTACCCCCTGCTCGAGCGAAGCCGAGAGCTTGGGGGAGGCGTACGCAGGCGAGGCTGTGGGACTGCGGGGGCGGAGCGCCGACACCACGTATGGCCTATACGGCCACCTCGTTCGCCGAGCCGCTGCAGCGGGTCTTCGACGACGTGCTGGCGCCGGAGCAGGACGTGGACGTCACTCCGGTGCGCGAGTCGACGTATCTCGTGGAGCGGGTGGAGTTCCGCAACCGGGTGCCCGACCGGATCGAGCACCGCCTTTACCGGCCGGTCCTCGACCTGCTGGCCGCCGCCGGGCAGTCGGCGCGCAGGCTGGCGGGCGGCAGCGTGCACACGTATCTCGGCTACGGCTTCGTCGGGCTGGTCACTCTGCTTGTCGTCCTGGTGGTGGGCTGGTGA
- a CDS encoding respiratory chain complex I subunit 1 family protein, translated as MNTVGYAAIVLQVGAVVAGAPLLTGLMRQTRARLEGRAGAGVLQPWRDVRKLLRKEPITPVGTGPAFRWAPLVLVATSLVLAVLVPLISTESPVRGRADLIVVVALLALGTVALALAGLDTGTAFGGMGASREMTIAALVEPTILMAVFALSIPAGSTNLPVIVAGAADEPARLTSPAGLLAIAALSVAVLAETGRLPVDNPSTHLELTMVHEAMVLEYAGPDLALVEFGAQLRLTVLLGLLASLFAPWGIATSASSLAAVLLALLLVVLKVAVLGTVLAAAEVFWAKLRLFRVPELLAGSFLLALLAVTASYFLGGEGGQ; from the coding sequence GTGAACACGGTCGGATACGCGGCGATCGTCCTCCAGGTGGGCGCGGTGGTGGCCGGAGCGCCCTTGTTGACCGGTCTGATGCGGCAGACCCGGGCGCGTCTGGAGGGGCGGGCCGGAGCCGGGGTGCTCCAGCCGTGGCGGGACGTGCGCAAGCTGCTGCGCAAGGAGCCGATCACTCCGGTCGGAACGGGCCCGGCGTTCCGGTGGGCGCCGCTTGTGCTGGTGGCCACCTCGCTGGTGCTGGCCGTGCTGGTGCCGCTGATCTCCACGGAGTCGCCCGTGCGGGGGCGGGCGGATCTGATCGTCGTGGTGGCGCTGCTGGCGCTGGGCACGGTGGCGTTGGCGCTCGCGGGGCTGGACACCGGCACGGCGTTCGGCGGGATGGGCGCCTCGCGGGAGATGACCATCGCCGCGCTGGTGGAGCCGACCATCCTGATGGCGGTGTTCGCGCTGTCGATTCCGGCAGGGTCGACGAACCTGCCCGTCATCGTCGCCGGAGCGGCCGACGAGCCCGCACGCCTCACCTCTCCGGCCGGGCTGCTGGCGATCGCCGCGCTCTCGGTGGCGGTGCTGGCCGAGACGGGGCGGCTGCCGGTGGACAATCCCTCCACCCACCTGGAGCTGACCATGGTCCACGAGGCCATGGTCCTCGAATACGCGGGTCCGGACCTGGCGCTGGTCGAGTTCGGTGCACAGCTGCGGCTGACCGTGCTGCTGGGGCTGCTGGCCTCGCTGTTCGCGCCGTGGGGGATCGCCACCAGTGCCTCCTCGCTCGCGGCCGTGCTGCTGGCCCTGCTGCTGGTGGTGCTCAAGGTGGCGGTGCTGGGGACGGTGCTGGCGGCGGCTGAGGTGTTCTGGGCCAAACTGCGGTTGTTCCGCGTACCCGAACTCCTTGCCGGGTCCTTCCTGTTGGCACTGCTGGCCGTGACCGCCTCGTACTTCCTGGGCGGAGAGGGGGGACAGTGA